From a region of the Phaseolus vulgaris cultivar G19833 chromosome 6, P. vulgaris v2.0, whole genome shotgun sequence genome:
- the LOC137831625 gene encoding protein DJ-1 homolog D, whose amino-acid sequence MASKRVLLLCGDFMEDYEAMVPFQALQAFGVAVDAVCPGKKANDVCRTAVHVLSGAQTYTETVGHNFALNATFDEVNAASYDGLLLPGGRAPEYLAHIPSVVELVTKFVSLGKQIASICHGQLILAAASGVVKGRKCTAFPPVKPVLIAAGAHWVEPETMATTVVDGNLITAATYDGHPELIHHFVKALGGTISGPDRKVLFICGDYMEDYEVKVPFQSLQALGCHVDAVCPSKKAGDTCPTAIHDFEGDQTYSEKPGHAFPLTATFGNVDPSSYDALVIPGGRAPEYLALNESVIAMVKHFFENKKPVASICHGQQILSAAGVLKGRKCTAYPAVKLNVVLSGATWLEPDPISRCFTDGNLVTGAAWPGHPEFISQLITLLGIQVSF is encoded by the exons ATGGCTTCTAAAAGGGTTCTTCTCCTCTGCGGGGACTTCATGGAAGACTACGAA GCCATGGTTCCCTTTCAGGCGTTGCAAGCATTCGGTGTTGCCGTCGACGCCGTCTGTCCCGGAAAGAAGGCCAACGATGTCTGTCGCACCGCCGTCCATGTACTTTCCGGTGCTCAG ACCTATACTGAGACAGTTGGTCACAATTTTGCACTCAATGCAACGTTTGATGAAGTTAATGCTGCAAGCTATGATGGTTTGTTGTTGCCGGGTGGGAGGGCTCCAGAGTATCTTGCTCATATTCCTAGTGTTGTAGAGCTGGTGACCAAATTTGTCAGTCTGGGAAAACAAATTGCTAGCATTTGTCATGGACAATTGATTCTGGCTGCTGCTTCTGGAGTGGTTAAAGGTCGCAAGTGCACAGCTTTTCCTCCTGTTAAACCAGTACTGATTGCTGCTGGTGCTCATTGGGTTGAACCTGAGACCATGGCAACAACAGTGGTGGATGGTAATCTCATTACTGCAGCTACTTATGATGGGCACCCTGAACTTATTCACCATTTTGTGAAGGCATTAGGAGGCACAATAAGCGGCCCTGATAGAAAAGTCCTCTTTATTTGTGGG GATTACATGGAAGATTATGAGGTCAAGGTTCCTTTTCAGTCCCTTCAGGCTTTAGGATGCCATGTTGATGCAGTTTGCCCCTCAAAGAAGGCTGGTGACACTTGCCCAACTgctattcatgattttgaagGAGATCAAACTTACAGTGAGAAGCCAGGACATGCATTTCCTTTAACAGCAACCTTTGGTAATGTGGATCCTTCGAGCTATGATGCTCTTGTCATCCCTGGAGGTCGAGCACCTGAGTATTTGGCTTTGAATGAGTCAGTCATTGCCATGGTGAAGCATTTCTTTGAAAACAAGAAGCCAGTGGCATCTATCTGTCATGGCCAACAGATTTTATCTGCAGCTGGTGTTCTAAAG GGAAGGAAATGTACTGCTTATCCGGCTGTGAAGCTTAATGTGGTTTTGTCAGGAGCAACATGGCTGGAGCCGGACCCTATAAGCCGCTGCTTCACTGATGGAAATCTGGTTACCGGAGCTGCATGGCCAGGGCACCCTGAGTTCATTTCTCAGTTGATCACACTTCTTGGTATTCAAGTATCTTTCTAG
- the LOC137831626 gene encoding uncharacterized protein, whose translation MEVANARNPATKRKFEDAVSNGVATDVDLSLLEAIEKSQNAIEVLDLRTLKKHVLSFERRLKDNIEARLKYPNQPDRFADSEVELHDELQKLKVLAGAPELYPDLVGLNVIPSIVDLLNHDNTDIAIDVVQLLQDLTDEDVLDDNDDSARVLVDALVDNSALELLVQNLHRLNDSDPDETAAVYGTLATVENLIEVKPAVAELVCEKTKLLKWLLGKIKVREFDSNKQYASEILAILLQSSTVNQKKLGQMNGVDVVLQAVAMYKSKDPKSSDEEEMLENLFDCLCCLLMPLENKERFVKAEGVELMIIIMKQKKLAYGSAIRALDFAMTKYPPACERFVDVLGLKTAFAAFMGKIPVSKKNKKERYQEDMEERLVSLIASLFGGILRGSRRERLLSKFVENECEKIDRLMELYIRYSDRVKAETERLNQIEFDDLEMDEDEIYNRKLESGLYTLQLIAVILGHIWCSEHPQMRGRIELLLKQNKLSKKHIHDILQEYHDNIGDLDGPEEKERAQTKIQKFIMAL comes from the exons ATGGAGGTAGCGAACGCGCGGAACCCCGCCACCAAGCGAAAATTCGAAGACGCCGTTTCTAACGGCGTTGCCACTGATGTGGATCTCTCCCTCCTCGAAGCCATTGAGAAATCGCAGAACGCCATCGAAGTCCTCGACCTCCGAACCCTAAAAAAGCACGTCCTTTCCTTCGAACGTCGCCTGAAGGACAACATCGAAGCGCGCCTGAAGTACCCTAACCAACCAGACCGCTTCGCCGATTCCGAAGTCGAACTCCACGACGAGCTCCAGAAGCTCAAGGTCCTCGCTGGTGCGCCAGAGCTCTACCCGGACCTCGTCGGCCTTAATGTGATTCCGTCAATCGTCGACCTCCTCAACCACGACAACACCGATATCGCCATCGATGTTGTTCAATTGCTGCAGGACCTCACCGATGAGGACGTTCTGGACGACAACGATGATTCTGCTAGGGTTTTGGTCGACGCACTGGTTGATAACAGCGCGCTCGAGCTTCTGGTTCAGAATCTTCATAGATTGAATGATTCTGACCCCGATGAAACTGCCGCCGTGTATGGAACCCTTGCGACAGTGGAGAATTTGATTGAGGTGAAGCCAGCGGTGGCGGAGTTAGTTTGCGAGAAGACGAAGTTGTTGAAGTGGCTTCTCGGGAAGATCAAGGTGAGGGAATTTGACAGCAATAAGCAGTATGCTTCGGAGATTTTGGCGATTTTGCTGCAGAGTAGTACGGTGAATCAGAAGAAGCTGGGGCAGATGAATGGGGTTGATGTGGTTCTTCAGGCTGTGGCCATGTATAAGTCTAAGGATCCTAAAAGTTCTGATGAGGAGGAGATGTTGGAGAATTTGTTTGATTGCTTGTGTTGTTTGTTGATGCCATTAGAGAATAAGGAGAGGTTTGTGAAGGCTGAAGGGGTGGAGTTGATGATAATTATTATGAAGCAGAAGAAGTTGGCTTATGGGTCGGCTATTAGGGCGCTTGATTTTGCCATGACTAAGTACCCGCCGGCGTGTGAACGTTTTGTGGATGTTTTGGGGTTGAAGACCGCCTTTGCAGCTTTCATGGGTAAG ATTCCTGTAAGTAAGAAGAACAAGAAGGAAAGGTACCAAGAGGATATGGAGGAGCGCCTTGTGTCACTGATTGCGTCATTATTTG GTGGAATCTTGAGGGGTTCTAGGAGAGAAAGATTATTAAGTAAATTTGTCGAAAATGAGTGTGAGAAGATAGACAGACTAATGGAACTATACATCAG GTATTCAGATAGAGTCAAAGCAGAAACTGAAAGGTTGAATCAAATTGAGTTTGATGACTTGgag ATGGATGAAGATGAAATATACAATCGCAAACTAGAATCTGGACTTTACACTCTTCAg TTGATTGCTGTTATTTTGGGTCATATTTGGTGTTCAGA ACATCCACAAATGAGGGGGAGAATTGAGCTACTTCTTAAGCAGAACAAACTTAGTAAGAAGCATATCCATGATATACTTCAG GAATATCATGATAATATTGGTGACCTTGACGGACCGGAAGAGAAGGAGAGAGCACAGACAAAAATTCAGAAGTTCATAATGGCACTATAA